The Streptomyces liliiviolaceus sequence ATGGTCTTCGCCGCGAACGGCGCCACCGTCGTGGACGGCAAGGTCCTGGTCGCCCGCTTCCGGCACGAGCAGCGGGCCGACGAGTCCGCCGCTTACCTGGACTGGTTCCGTGAACGCGGCTGGCCCGAGGTGAAGATGGCGCAGTACGTCAACGAGGGCGAGGGAGACTTCCTCCTCGCCGGCGACGTGATCCTCGCCGGCACCGGCTTCCGCAGCGACAGCCGGTCGCACGGCGAGGCACAGGAGTTCTTCGGCCGCCCCGTGGTGTCCCTCATGCTGGTCGACCCGCGCTTCTACCACCTGGACACGGCCCTGTCGGTGCTCGGCGACGGACACGTCATGTACTACCCCGGGGCATTCTCGACGGCCAGTCAGAAGCTCCTCGCCGAGCGCTTCCCCGACGCGATCCGCGCCGACGTGGCGGACGCCGAGGTCTTCGGCCTCAACGCCGTGTCGGACGGGCGGAACGTCATACTCCCCCGGCGGGCCACCGGGCTCGCCGCGCGCCTGCGCGAGCAGGGGTACGAGCCCATCGGGACGGAGCTCGGCGAGCTGCTCAAGGCGGGTGGCAGCGTGAAGTGCTGCATGCTCGAACTGCGCGGCTGACACAGCGCGTTCCCCTCCCCCTCCTGCCGCCGGGGCGGGACGGCCGGACGCCCGGGACGTGACCCGGACCGGGCGTGGGCCGACTCGGGCGTGGGCCGACTCGGGCGTGGATCTGCTCGGGCATGGACCTGCTCCGGCGCGGGTCGGCTCGGGCGTGGGCCGATTCCCGGTTCGGCGTTCCCGGGGCCGGGTGACGGCCGTCCTCACGTGCCGGTGACGGCCCAAGCAGCCCTCACCGGAACGCTCTTGGCGCCGCGGCCCGACGGCCCAGGGCAGCGCGGAGCGCCCGCCGCCGGCGCACGCCCGACCCCGGCACCCGCCCGGCGAACCCACGACGCGGCCCCTCCTCCGGTGCCGCGATCAGCCGTCTCCGGGCCCTGAACACCTTTGCGGCGCCCCGCCGGTCGACCCGGTCCCGCACGCCGCCTCACGGTCCTCGGGCGTCCGGATCACGCCACCGGGACCCGCGCCGCCCGCCGAGCGGTCGAGGGCGGGGCGATGCGCGGCGCACGACACCGCGGACGTGGGGAAAGCCGTCCCGGACACCAGATGTCGACATGGCGCCAAAGTGGCGCACACGGGTCCGGATCAACAACGGGCCAACCGCTCGGACCGCGCCCGGACCGCATACGCACGCGAACCGAATACCCAGGAGTAACCACAGAGACCGAGCTGAGCGTCACCCCTCACACTCACCCAGAGTGTCTGAATATCCACTCCTCGTGAAATAGTCATTTCGCTACGATGACGCCACAAGGCGTCACAGCCGGCCGTACGGCACGGGCCCCACTCCGCCCGCCCGGCGACGAGATGTA is a genomic window containing:
- the ddaH gene encoding dimethylargininase yields the protein MEARRSGDRQASPRRYLMCRPNYFDVTYSINPWMEPSRPSSADVALDQWKHLHDSFAALGHDVQLIEPVAGLPDMVFAANGATVVDGKVLVARFRHEQRADESAAYLDWFRERGWPEVKMAQYVNEGEGDFLLAGDVILAGTGFRSDSRSHGEAQEFFGRPVVSLMLVDPRFYHLDTALSVLGDGHVMYYPGAFSTASQKLLAERFPDAIRADVADAEVFGLNAVSDGRNVILPRRATGLAARLREQGYEPIGTELGELLKAGGSVKCCMLELRG